Proteins encoded by one window of Haematobia irritans isolate KBUSLIRL chromosome 2, ASM5000362v1, whole genome shotgun sequence:
- the LOC142226658 gene encoding uncharacterized protein LOC142226658, with protein METYNKTNDEIEVLEKLKFRLSRQLRMENAALLASNFCASNTDKLKNEIQSLLEEYGRKMASDILHDALVEAVYCKKPSQLVVLLESLYNDDELKTFEIMLELQIEIFYISQQILTDKDYHLEIALVLHTSQEDKNYGSISLNVKKHIDNIIAKLPNNLKYLFFNSHFCLMNNEYSEYLYTAVNARNLDSSSRYIWTWYDNLSIDTTGHVKAKRFGITEIHGERVLLVQLQGLVANIPFFMKEDSKLVAGWDLNGDPQNNIWTVEFLNNDLVALYQSDYIMCSTDDKSDRYRRKVRGYNSEKYNYTSKECQWYLGTCVRTKL; from the coding sequence ATGGAAACGTATAACAAAACCAATGACGAAATTGAAGTATTGGAGAAACTTAAGTTTAGACTATCCAGACAACTAAGGATGGAAAATGCTGCTCTCTTGGCAAGTAACTTTTGTGCGAGTAATACTGACAAGCTTAAGAATGAAATACAAAGTTTATTGGAAGAATATGGAAGGAAGATGGCCAGTGATATTTTACATGATGCCCTAGTGGAAGCGGTATATTGCAAAAAGCCTTCTCAATTGGTAGTCTTATTGGAGAGCCTTTATAACGATGACGAATTGAAAACTTTTGAGATTATGTTAGAActtcaaatagaaattttctatatttcccAACAAATACTCACCGACAAGGATTATCATCTTGAGATTGCCCTTGTGTTGCACACAAGCCAGGaggataaaaattatggatCAATTAGCCTTAATGTGAAAAAACACATCGATAATATCATTGCCAAATTACcaaataatttgaaatatttatttttcaattctcATTTTTGTCTTATGAATAACGAATATTCGGAATATCTTTATACAGCAGTGAACGCTCGGAATCTGGACTCATCAAGTCGTTACATTTGGACTTGGTATGATAATTTATCTATAGACACAACTGGTCATGTTAAGGCTAAGAGATTTGGAATAACTGAAATTCATGGAGAAAGAGTTTTGCTGGTACAACTTCAGGGACTAGTCGCTAATATTCCATTCTTTATGAAGGAAGATTCGAAACTTGTGGCCGGTTGGGATTTGAATGGTGACCCTCAAAACAATATCTGGACGGTGGAATTTTTAAACAATGATCTTGTGGCCCTCTACCAAAGTGATTATATAATGTGTTCTACTGATGATAAATCCGACCGTTACCGACGTAAAGTTCGTGGCTACAACTCGGAAAAATATAATTACACATCCAAAGAATGTCAATGGTATTTGGGAACATGTGTTAGAACGAAATTATAA